Proteins from a genomic interval of Maniola jurtina chromosome 8, ilManJurt1.1, whole genome shotgun sequence:
- the LOC123867874 gene encoding LOW QUALITY PROTEIN: 26S proteasome non-ATPase regulatory subunit 5-like (The sequence of the model RefSeq protein was modified relative to this genomic sequence to represent the inferred CDS: substituted 2 bases at 2 genomic stop codons): MTLRMQVEKKKAQEEMRRLMLERKNKDKKPKQTINNPLAKYNNIGQLMCVLCSSIVRSESVWQVHINSKQHRNNVEQAKQLKELTKNFTDDKVKKRLATTALDTQQVKRPKGILKNSTDKSPTVTQKPNNNNVPIIFSHHDEEVIRKNISPAALEGGILEDKAVDSKLLDAKEDPSLTQPIPEGFFDDPILDAKARNIEYKDPVEEEWEKFQKEIKEETTTSAEIIAGEQEEATAERQIDEIDEQIRNWSRVLDLELKKEETKKKIQDIEMNNEDDDKDSENEADIDEFLDWRAKKSYSXXQIKLTCEVLKLCFEKFEIGDVVKIYTSHIMYLLRHEEDCVRRLAIDEVCKVVTSDPALLPIPQYIDLYVAVGQMVTDKDVGVANKAVLITSNLPAEAYPKVLEEMKIALEGNSSSKCNAYEVVINISLKSYELFELCVKEGYLDFMVNELQTDDILYQLNILDLISQLATQPHGINFLVKQGTLQKISELVKDLKNNPFGGLLTPGYLKFFGCIAHNYPNEVFQKYPALLDLLFDGLESDDMTILPVALDTLGFIGTTWEGKLCLVAIGSKYTQNVEKLSAIIRNSRTEIKVRALHCMSNLISIDKDPKSKTDPVDQRITLMTREWFRSLSKEPGPMEMLFDICKNPFPDIQLAGYTLLDAVCQHHWGEEMLARVAGFLEYLLDRSADFRKQSKEAKYDIIKRLSQSTAFDDNIIMRLQTYVKQGPFYSETNMHVAMEEE, translated from the exons atgacgcTACGTATGCAAGTTGAAAAGAAAAAGGCTCAGGAGGAAATGCGACGCTTGATGTTGGAGCgaaaaaataaagacaaaaaacCCAAACAAACTATTAACAACCCATTAgcaaaatataacaatattggTCAACTTATGTGCGTTCTCTGTTCGTCGATAGTACGCTCTGAAAGTGTTTGGCAAGTGCACATAAACAGCAAACAGCACAGAAATAATGTCGAGCAAGCGAAGCAATTGAaagaattaacaaaaaatttcaCAGATGATAAAGTAAAGAAAAGATTAGCTACTACAGCATTAGATACTCAACAAGTAAAGAGACCTAAAGGAATATTGAAAAATTCAACTGATAAATCACCTACAGTTACACAgaaacctaataataataatgtaccgATCATTTTTTCACATCATGACGAAGAAGTCATTAGGAAAAATATTAGTCCTGCAGCTCTAGAAG gtGGAATATTAGAAGATAAAGCTGTTGATAGCAAATTACTGGATGCAAAAGAAGATCCATCACTTACTCAACCAATTCCAGAAGGATTCTTTGATGATCCCATCTTGGATGCTAAG GCGCGTAATATTGAATATAAAGATCCAGTTGAAGAGGAATgggaaaaatttcaaaaagaaataaaagaagaaacaaCCACTTCTGCAGAAATTATTGCTGGTGAACAAGAAGAAGCTACCGCAGAAAGACAGATTGATGAAATAGATGAACAGATACGAAACTGGTCAAG agTTCTCGACTTGGAATTGAAAAAAGAAGAAACAAAGAAGAAAATACAAGATATAGAAATGAATAATGAAGATGACGACAAAGATTCAGAAAATGAAGCCGACATTGATGAGTTCTTAGACTGGCGAGCTAAGAAATCTTACTCTTAAT AACAAATCAAGCTAACATGTGAAGTATTGAAGttatgttttgaaaaatttgaaattggaGATGTTGTTAAAATCTATACAAGCCATATCATGTATTTACTTCGCCACGAAGAAGATTGCGTTCGTAGATTGGCTATTGATGAG gTTTGTAAAGTTGTAACATCAGACCCAGCTCTATTGCCCATCCCACAGTACATAGATTTATATGTAGCTGTTGGCCAAATGGTTACTGACAAAGATGTAGGAGTAGCTAATAAAGCTGTACTGATTACCTCCAATTTACCAGCCGAGGCCTATCCCAAAGTGCTGGAAGAAATGAAAATTGCCTTGGAAGGAAATAGTAGTAGCAAGTGCAACGCTTATGAG gTGGTTATCAATATTTCCTTGAAGTCATATGAACTATTTGAATTGTGTGTAAAAGAAGGATACTTAGACTTTATGGTGAATGAATTACAGACTGATGATATTCTTTATCAGTTGAATATTCTAGATTTAATATCACAATTAGCAACACAACCTCATGGTATCAACTTTCTTGTCAAACAAGGAACTTTGCAGAAGATTTCAGAATTAGTTAAAGATCTAAAGAATAATCCTTTTGGAGGCCTTTTAACGCCag GTTATCTGAAGTTTTTTGGTTGCATTGCTCACAATTATCCAAATGAGGTGTTCCAAAAATATCCTGCATTGTTGGATTTACTGTTTGATGGCTTGGAATCTGATGATATGACTATTTTACCAGTTGCTCTAGACACACTCGGGTTTATAGGAACAACATGGGAAGGAAAACTATGCTTGGTAGCCATAG GGAGTAAATATACACAAAATGTCGAAAAGCTCAGTGCTATAATCAGAAACAGTCGGACAGAAATTAAAGTTCGCGCATTACATTGCATGTCCAATCTGATCAGCATAGATAAGGATCCAAAGTCAAAGACAGATCCAGTTGACCAAAGAATAACCTTGATGACTCGCGAATGGTTCAGAAGCTTAAGCAAAGAGCCTGGTCCAATGGAAATGCTGTTTGACATTTGTAAAAATCCATTTCCCGACATACAATTAGCTGGTTACACATTGCTGGATGCAGTTTGCCAACACCATTGGGGTGAAGAAATGTTGGCGAGAGTGGCAG GATTTTTAGAGTACCTTTTGGATCGTTCTGCAGATTTTAGAAAGCAGTCAAAAGAAGCTAAATATGACATAATAAAACGTTTATCACAATCAACAGCttttgatgataatattattatgaggcTTCAAACCTATGTTAAACAAGGGCCCTTCTACTCTGAGACGAACATGCATGTAGCGATGGAGGAAGAatga
- the LOC123867872 gene encoding ATP-dependent (S)-NAD(P)H-hydrate dehydratase, with translation MLLKYFATAQIIRSFSSLRPEMDAANMIKLIKTCIPPLDGSHHKGQAGRIGVVGGSLEYTGAPYFAGISALKVGADLVHIFCSTPAANVIKSYSPELIVHPLLDTKNSINEISPWLERLHVIVIGPGLGRDAKILNVASELIKIIETKKIPLIIDADGLYLITENPELLKKFSSPVILTPNKIEFERLSNKLNGESGFSALGKNITILRKGATDELFSYCSELKWKNCTGGSGRRCGGQGDLLSGSIATFLHWNQANSDKLDIGIHTDKSLLASSLSCFAASTLIRSCNSKAFQEKGRSMLATDMIEHIHGAFKDLYGE, from the exons ATGTTATTAAAGTATTTTGCTACAGCACAAATTATAAGAAGTTTCTCTTCGTTACGGCCAGAAATGGACGCAGCAAACatgataaaattgataaaaaccTGCATACCACCTTTAGATGGATCACACCATAAAGGCCAAGCAGGAAGAATAGGAGTTGTAGGAGGCTCACTTGAATACACGGGAGCGCCTTACTTTGCAGGCATAAGTGCTTTAAAA GTTGGAGCCGATTTAGTACACATATTCTGCTCAACACCAGCAGCCAACGTGATTAAATCATATAGTCCAGAATTGATTGTCCATCCTTTACTTGACACAAAAAACTCTATAAATGAAATATCACCTTGGCTTGAAAGACTCCATGTTATAGTTATAGGGCCAGGCTTAGGAAGAGATGCTAAGATATTAAATGTTGCTTCAGAACTTATCAAAATAattgaaactaaaaaaataccACTAATTATTGATGCTGATGGGTTATATTTAATAACAGAGAACcctgaacttttaaaaaaattttcatcacCAGTCATATTGACACCAAACAAAATAGAATTtgagaggcttagtaataaactAAATGGAGAATCTGGGTTTTCTGCACTGggtaaaaatataacaattttacGAAAAGGAGCAACTGATGAATTGTTCAGTTACTGTTCGGAATTAAAATGGAAAAATTGTACTGGAGGATCTGGAAGGAGGTGTGGTGGTCAAGGTGACCTGCTATCTGGATCAATTGCAACATTCTTACATTGGAATCAAGCAAACTCAGATAAGCTTGACATTGGAATACATACTGATAAAAGTTTATTAGCATCATCTCTGTCATGTTTTGCAGCCTCTACACTAATAAGATCATGCAATTCAAAAGCTTTTCAGGAAAAAGGTAGAAGTATGTTAGCCACAGACATGATAGAACACATTCATGGAGCATTTAAGGATTTGTATGGAGAATAA
- the LOC123867873 gene encoding dnaJ homolog subfamily C member 9 produces MGLLELCEKYYNTTNLYEVLQITEKATEKEVKKAYHKLSLKVHPDRVNENEKLEATEKFKVLGGVHAILSDKDKRYLYDTEKTVDEDDDDVLKEKDWMFYWRLIFKKVTEESIKAYEKEYIGSDEEKKDLKNAYIAGKGDMDYIVDQVQFARSEHEPRIRGILTEMIDQGEIPAFKIFTHEPAKKRQRRHAKENFEAMEAEDLKESLGLNSGANSLELMIKQKQESRGKQMDSFLDNLATKYGGKSEGTKRKAAAKSEATGKNKRKKK; encoded by the exons ATGGGTCTTTTGGAACTGTgcgaaaaatattataacaccaCCAACTTGTATGAAGTGCTACAAATTACCGAAAAGGCCACCGAAAAAGAag TTAAGAAAGCTTATCACAAATTGTCGCTAAAAGTACACCCTGACAGGGtcaatgaaaatgaaaagttgGAAGCAACTGAAAAATTCAAAGTTCTTGGTGGAGTCCATGCTATCTTGAGTGACAAGGACAAAAGATACTTGTATGACACAGAAAAGACTGtggatgaagatgatgatgatgttttaAAAGAGAAAGATTGGATGTTCTATTGGagattgatttttaaaaaggtTACTGAAGAAAGCATTAAAGCATATGAAAAGGAATATATTG GGTCTgatgaagaaaaaaaagatcTGAAGAACGCTTACATTGCTGGCAAAGGAGATATGGACTACATTGTGGATCAGGTGCAGTTTGCCAGATCTGAACATGAACCTAGGATTCGTGGCATCCTTACT GAAATGATAGATCAAGGTGAAATTCcagcttttaaaatatttacacatGAGCCTGCTAAGAAACGGCAACGTCGACATGCTAAGGAAAACTTTGAGGCCATGGAAGCAGAAGATCTCAAGGAATCACTAGGCTTGAATTCTG GTGCAAATAGTTTAGAACTAATGATTAAGCAAAAGCAAGAAAGTAGAGGTAAACAAATGGATTCATTTCTTGATAATTTGGCAACTAAGTATGGTGGAAAATCTGAAGGTACAAAACGTAAAGCGGCTGCTAAGTCTGAAGCAACAGGGAAAAATAAGAGAAAAAAGAAGTAA
- the LOC123867297 gene encoding uncharacterized protein LOC123867297 — protein MDCKEFASGDSKTITQSTDMKEDTFHDIYQGTAQANEANETDEATEEMEENKEIGNQDAISTRMIDENEIKLKERVAQCKSIIASLKLELNEEKIKLEKDAKEVQLQPKEPLHGLTSNNAYSFKTETDFPDSYNVNLYSASVDRKLNCDESLMEYEKQLQRYQNTLNMAQVEKKNAIRKQMLANAFKLKLMEVENQCNIELLRIKQSLQCLEPLKMIIQKWKVNSNDNVDLINFELIPRYPELSANSGSDITNTSSKDNFNNKITTSNLIEKHE, from the coding sequence ATGGATTGTAAAGAATTTGCGTCTGGTGATAGCAAAACAATTACACAATCCACGGATATGAAAGAAGATACTTTCCATGACATTTATCAAGGCACGGCCCAAGCTAATGAAGCCAATGAAACCGACGAAGCCACTGAAGAAATGGAAGAAAATAAGGAAATCGGCAATCAAGATGCTATATCAACCAGAATGATTGATGAAAACgagataaaattaaaagaaagagTAGCACAATGTAAAAGCATAATCGCATCACTAAAGTTGGAGCTTAATGAAgagaaaattaaattagaaaaagatgCAAAAGAGGTTCAGTTACAACCTAAAGAACCTCTACACGGACTCACTTCAAATAATGCTTATAGTTTCAAAACAGAAACTGATTTTCCCGATTCATACAATGTTAATCTATATTCTGCTTCAGTAGACAGAAAACTAAATTGTGATGAGAGTTTAATGGAATATGAAAAACAATTGCAACGATATCAAAACACCCTTAATATGGCTCAAGTTGAGAAAAAGAATGCAATCAGAAAGCAAATGTTAGCTAATGCTTTTAAATTGAAACTTATGGAGGTTGAAAATCAATGTAATATAGAGCTTTTACGAATTAAACAAAGTTTACAGTGCCTAGAACCTTTAAAAATGATAATACAAAAATGGAAAGTCAACAGTAACGATAATGTAGATTTGATCAATTTCGAGCTCATCCCTCGGTATCCCGAACTCAGTGCAAATTCCGGAAGTGACATCACAAACACGTCTAGTAAAGATAACTTTAATAACAAAATTACTACTTCCAATCTAATTGAGAAACAcgaataa